Proteins encoded together in one Triticum dicoccoides isolate Atlit2015 ecotype Zavitan chromosome 7B, WEW_v2.0, whole genome shotgun sequence window:
- the LOC119336936 gene encoding uncharacterized protein LOC119336936: MAAAVGRRGHRGPLLPRSGEPLMDLSSLDRAPTVTSNESGRTSSGFFPRRRRSWPHLLVPLGLVSRRPCPASPIPHARIRHSSSIWIKSTTSPLLVAVSGETLICATRRYSGATPPRAAWSRPPCSSVAPPPPPQRCTSLTSAVAATPALRLAAIRPPPRRPLDLTTEPPHESNRNR; this comes from the coding sequence ATGGCTGCGGCCGTGGGGCGTCGAGGTCACCGTGGCCCTCTCCTCCCCAGATCCGGTGAGCCCCTCATGGACCTCTCCTCCCTAGATCGTGCGCCGACGGTGACATCCAACGAGTCAGGGCGGACCTCATCCGGCTTCTTCCCCCGCCGGCGCCGCAGCTGGCCGCACCTCCTAGTGCCCCTCGGGCTGGTCTCCCGCCGCCCCTGCCCGGCATCACCCATTCCCCACGCCCGGATCCGCCATTCGTCCTCGATCTGGATCAAGTCGACGACGAGCCCTCTCCTCGTGGCGGTCTCCGGCGAGACCCTCATCTGCGCCACCCGTAGGTACTCGGGTGCCACCCCACCACGTGCAGCTTGGTCGCGGCCCCCGTGCAGCtcggtcgcgccgccgccgccgccccagcgctGCACCTCCCTGACCAGCGCCGTTGCCGCCACTCCAGCCTTACGCCTCGCTGCAATCCGCCCTCCTCCACGTCGACCCCTGGATCTGACGACCGAGCCGCCACACGAGTCAAACAG